A single region of the Desulfonatronovibrio magnus genome encodes:
- a CDS encoding DUF401 family protein — MDTASLIPLSKILLVFTAMVLGIKFRLGIGLSILGGSVLTGFLFQIPFTQWILIAVSSLLDYKLVLLAMIVTLIMLLSRILENTGQSKRLMRELSGILPWPKFRLAFFPALIGLLPMPGGAVFSAPMVKTAAQGHGLSGKEKVLINYWFRHVWELIWPLYPGLILAAHLSGIPLVKLLGYTWPGMVICVLLGWYFYLYPIKKLSYPEQIPKFSAGNTFYESFPLLMAIAGSLSLEALVWSLNLPFDPETGLVAGLFIAIVICAVQNKVPMSSVMGYFKEKHLWQMVFVILSIFVFKGILDKGGIVGEISGSISGKSALLAATALLPMIVGLISGITIAFVGSTFPLIIGVVDQLGIELNTAYVVLGLFSGLAGVMVSPIHICFILTCEFFHTNIAKVWPGLFLPSLLLFLSGIVYFFILA; from the coding sequence ATGGATACAGCTTCTCTCATACCTTTATCCAAAATCCTGCTTGTTTTTACAGCCATGGTTCTGGGTATAAAGTTTCGCCTGGGTATTGGTTTATCCATTCTCGGTGGAAGCGTTCTTACAGGTTTTTTATTTCAAATTCCCTTCACCCAGTGGATATTGATAGCCGTTAGCTCATTGTTAGATTACAAACTTGTATTACTGGCAATGATCGTCACTCTTATAATGCTTCTCAGCAGAATCCTTGAAAATACAGGTCAAAGCAAAAGGTTGATGCGGGAACTTTCCGGAATTTTACCCTGGCCCAAGTTCAGGCTGGCCTTTTTTCCTGCTCTGATAGGTTTGCTGCCCATGCCGGGTGGTGCTGTTTTTTCAGCCCCAATGGTCAAAACCGCTGCCCAGGGCCATGGTCTTTCCGGCAAAGAAAAAGTTTTGATAAATTACTGGTTCAGGCATGTTTGGGAGTTAATATGGCCTCTTTATCCGGGGCTGATACTTGCTGCACACCTGTCCGGCATCCCTCTGGTCAAGCTTCTTGGATACACCTGGCCTGGAATGGTAATCTGCGTTCTTCTTGGATGGTATTTTTACCTGTATCCTATAAAAAAACTGAGCTACCCTGAACAAATTCCGAAATTCTCTGCTGGAAATACTTTTTATGAATCCTTTCCACTGCTTATGGCCATTGCAGGGTCATTAAGTCTTGAAGCCCTGGTCTGGTCTCTAAACTTGCCCTTTGACCCGGAAACAGGTCTTGTGGCAGGTCTTTTTATAGCAATAGTTATCTGCGCTGTTCAAAACAAAGTTCCCATGTCTTCAGTGATGGGTTATTTCAAAGAAAAGCATTTATGGCAGATGGTTTTCGTCATACTCAGCATCTTTGTATTCAAGGGTATCCTTGATAAGGGCGGGATAGTAGGTGAGATTTCAGGTTCTATCTCAGGCAAGTCTGCCCTGCTTGCTGCAACAGCTCTTTTGCCCATGATTGTGGGTCTGATTTCAGGAATCACCATTGCGTTTGTGGGCTCAACATTTCCGCTGATCATCGGGGTGGTGGATCAATTGGGGATCGAGCTAAATACTGCTTATGTGGTTCTGGGCCTTTTTTCAGGTTTAGCAGGGGTGATGGTGTCGCCGATTCATATCTGCTTTATTCTCACCTGCGAGTT